The Hemibagrus wyckioides isolate EC202008001 linkage group LG12, SWU_Hwy_1.0, whole genome shotgun sequence genome includes a window with the following:
- the mrps18b gene encoding 28S ribosomal protein S18b, mitochondrial, with protein sequence MAASLQSIVRAACRVSPVVLQRTHRAQAIQNGVRVLFVAPVMRHFFNSAKLGCDGVGTRAVEALESHSRYKDTPWEYLESEEYIERYGARPVWADYRRNHKGGIPPQKTRKTCIRGEKICGNPCPICRDPNIIIHYQNVNLLQQFISPQTGMLYDPTRTGVCIKQQKLLNKAIETARGHGLIPTQLPTINYSGEDFSNSHGAVGRTPVPPAYTHGEPWYAWYGDIQPDERELARVKKIYKPYLK encoded by the exons ATGGCGGCGTCCTTACAGAGCATCGTGAGAGCGGCTTGTCGCGTTTCTCCTGTTGTTTTGCAAAGAACTCATCGAGCTCAG gcAATACAAAATGGAGTTAGGGTCCTGTTTGTTGCTCCAGTTATGCGACACTTTTTTAATTCTGCTAAACTGGGATGTGATGGAGTCGGTACCCGGGCAGTCGAGGCTTTAGAGTCACATTCTCGGTACAAGGACACACCATGGGAATACCTGGAAAGTGAAG AGTACATTGAACGCTATGGAGCCAGACCTGTTTGGGCTGACTACAGAAGAAACCATAAAGGTGGTATACCTCCCCAAAAGACCAGGAAGACCTGTATA cGAGGAGAGAAGATATGTGGGAACCCCTGTCCAATCTGCCGTGATCCAAATATAATCATCCACTACCag AATGTTAACCTGTTGCAGCAGTTCATAAGCCCTCAAACAGGAATGTTGTATGATCCTACCaggactg GTGTATGCATCAAGCAACAGAAACTACTTAACAAGGCAATTGAAACTGCAAGAGGCCATG gcTTGATTCCCACCCAGTTACCTACTATCAACTATTCTGGAGAGGACTTCTCGAATTCCCATGGTGCAGTGGGGCGTACACCTGTGCCACCTGCTTACACCCATGGCGAACCTTGGTACGCCTGGTACGGTGACATACAGCCAGATGAACGGGAGCTGGCACGAGTGAAGAAGATCTACAAACCTTACCTAAAGTAG
- the ppp1r10 gene encoding serine/threonine-protein phosphatase 1 regulatory subunit 10, whose product MAVGPVDPREVLKGVESLLGKDGELRSLEGVAKVFSLMKASHKMVSRCMYLNILLQTKSHDILNRFIRVGGYKLLNSWLTYSKTTTNTPMLQLILLTLQKLPLTVDHLKQNNTAKLVKHLSKSGETEELRKLALVLVDGWMAIIRSQSVSSGASPNEKKRKKEDIKVRPEVKTAEKGTEEERKREKPKAHAPSHAKIRSTGLEVDTPTPVPTKKVPAVPQLGDKYNIKPAVLKRPSSALSDAPPVEKKYKPLNTTPNSAKEIKVKLIPPQPMESLGFLDALNSAPVPGIKIKKKKPKAVSPTSNKPCPFESKPQPYSSTQTKPSSPEAPASHTPPHEPQDLEQPGTPVPTEDPEAMDTDKPNALAEPRGEEESLTKKGKKKKSVRWAEEEQLKEYFYFDLDETERVNVNKIKDFGEAAKRELMMDRHTFEMARRLSHDAMEERVPWTPPRPLILSGCLVSPGSNSSEKMTQRDREMGILQEIFLNKESVPDSPHEPDPEPYEPMPPRLIPLDEDCTMMEDNSMDIGDTAASGPAPAAQESSKLPPVLANLMVSLNSNRSPQAQNNAPPPNNPAMNVQELLSSIMGAQGSNQSAEDLIKLPDFSDKIKQLLGSLQQNQNQNQQGNAPPMNAGLLGHGPNMNMNNNMNMPMPMNGGYPPNKPPGGPHFGHPPPPHGHGPPFGGGPRMMGPPPGPGPQGRGGDNGNYWGDDSMRGGPHRGGHFHRGGRGRGGDQGFRGRGGRGGPRGGHNNMGDMSKRPVCRHFMMKGNCRYENNCAFYHPGVNGPPLPPQHGH is encoded by the exons ATGGCAGTAGGCCCAGTGGACCCCAGGGAGGTGCTGAAAGGAGTGGAGTCTCTGTTGGGGAAGGATGGTGAGCTCCGAAGCCTGGAGGGCGTTGCCAAAGTATTCAG TCTCATGAAGGCCTCTCATAAAATGGTCAGCAGGTGCATGTATCTGAATATCTTACTGCAGACCAAGTCACACGACATTCTTAATCG ATTTATCCGCGTTGGTGGCTACAAGTTGTTGAACTCCTGGCTGACTTACTCCAAAACGACCACCAATACCCCAATGCTGCAGCTCATTCTGCTGACTCTGCAGAAACTGCCTCTCACAGTGGACCATCTCAAACAG AACAACACAGCAAAGTTGGTTAAGCATCTGAGCAAGAGCGGAGAGACGGAAG AGTTGAGAAAGCTCGCCTTGGTActtgtggatggatggatggccaTCATCCGCTCTCAGAGTGTTTCCAGCGGCGCCTCACCTAACG AGAAGAAACGAAAGAAGGAAGATATTAAAGTGCGTCCTGAGGTGAAGACTGCGGAGAAAGGgacagaagaggagaggaaacgAGAAAAGCCCAAGGCCCATGCACCTAGTCATGCTAAGATCCGTTCCACAG GTTTAGAGGTAGATACTCCAACACCTGTCCCTACAAAAAAGGTCCCTGCAGTCCCCCAGCTTGGAGACAAATACAACATCAAACCTGCTGTCCTTAAGAGGCCTAG CTCTGCTCTATCAGATGCACCGCCTGTGGAGAAAAAATACAAGCCTCTTAACACCACCCCCAACTCAGCCAAAGAAATCAAAGTCAAGCTCATACCTCCACAAC CTATGGAGAGTTTGGGCTTTCTGGATGCGCTTAATTCTGCTCCAGTGCCTGGAATCAAGatcaagaagaagaaacctAAGGCAGTCTCTCCTACATCTAACAAG ccatgtccatttGAAAGCAAGCCCCAGCCATACTCAAGCACGCAGACCAAGCCTTCTTCCCCTGAGGCTCCTGCTTCTCATACTCCTCCACATGAGCCCCAAGACCTGGAACAGCCAGGGACGCCTGTCCCAACTGAGGACCCTGAGGCTATGGACACTG ATAAGCCAAACGCACTTGCAGAGCCACGTGGAGAGGAAGAGAGCCTGACAAAGAAAGGCAAGAAAAAGAAGAGCGTTCGCTGGGCTGAGGAAGAGCAGCTCAAAGAATATTTTTACTTTGATCTGGATGAGACGGAGAGAG taaatgtaaataagatTAAAGATTTTGGTGAAGCGGCCAAGCGGGAGCTGATGATGGACAGGCATACATTTGAGATGGCCCGGCGACTCTCGCATGACGCCATGGAAGAGCGGGTGCCCTGGACACCCCCGCGACCTTTGATCCTGTCAGGCTGTCTGGTCAGTCCAGGGTCCAACAGCAGTGAGAAGATGAcccagagggacagagagatgggTATCCTCCAGGAAATCTTCCTCAACAAGGAGAG TGTCCCAGACAGCCCACATGAGCCAGACCCAGAGCCCTATGAGCCAATGCCTCCACGTCTCATTCCTCTGGATGag GACTGTACGATGATGGAGGACAACTCCATGGACATTGGCGATACTGCGGCATCAGGCCCTGCCCCTGCAGCCCAGGAGAGCTCTAAGCTGCCTCCTGTCCTTGCCAATCTTATGGTTAGCCTGAACAGCAACCGCAGCCCCCAAGCTCAGAACAATGCACCACCTCCAAACAACCCAGCTATGAATGTCCAAGAACTGCTCAGCTCCATTATG ggtgctcaagggtccaaccaGTCAGCAGAAGACCTCATTAAGCTGCCTGATTTCTCCGACAAGATCAAACAGCTTTTGGGATCTCTGCAgcagaaccagaaccagaatCAGCAGGGCAATGCACCACCTA TGAATGCAGGTCTGCTTGGCCATGGTCccaacatgaacatgaacaacaACATGAATATGCCTATGCCCATGAATGGTGGTTACCCACCAAACAAACCACCTGGCGGGCCTCATTTCGGTCACCCACCCCCTCCTCATGGGCATGGACCTCCATTTGGAGGAGGCCCACGCATGATGGGCCCTCCACCTGGACCTGGACCTCAGGGCAGAGGAGGGGACAATGGAAACTACTGGGGAGATGACTCTATGCGGGGTGGCCCACATCGAGGCGGCCATTTTCACCGGgggggaagaggaagaggaggagaccAAGGATTCAGAGGACGGGGAGGACGAGGGGGACCACGTGGAGGACACAACAACATGGGTG ACATGTCCAAAAGACCTGTGTGTCGGCATTTCATGATGAAAGGGAACTGCAGATATGAAAACAACTGCGCTTTTTACCACCCGGGTGTGAACGGTCCTCCTCTACCCCCTCAGCACGGACATTAA
- the agr2 gene encoding anterior gradient protein 2 homolog, producing the protein MIKGLLSVLLVLVVVTATMGKPEKTSEKPAVKKEKRIPQTLSRGWGDQLIWAQTYEEALFLARSQNKPLMVIFHLSECPHSQALKKSFAEDQQIQKIADEDFILLNLVYETTDKHLSPDGQYVPRIIFVDPSMTVRADITGRYSNRMYAYEPNDTKLLLNNMLRAKKLLKTEL; encoded by the exons ATGATTAAAGGACTTCTGTCAGTGCTCTTGGTCCTGGTGGTCGTGACTGCCACCATGGGAAAGCCAGAGAAAACCAGTGAAAAGCCAGCAGTCAAGAAGGAGAAACGAATCCCTCAGACTCTCTCCAGAG GATGGGGAGATCAACTGATCTGGGCTCAGACCTATGAGGAGGCGCTCTTCTTGGCTCGTTCACA AAACAAGCCCCTGATGGTGATCTTCCACTTGAGTGAATGTCCACACAGCCAGG CCTTGAAGAAGTCTTTCGCTGAGGACCAACAGATCCAGAAAATAGCGGACGAGGACTTCATCCTTCTGAACCTGGTG TATGAAACCACAGATAAGCACCTGTCTCCTGACGGTCAGTACGTTCCCAGAATCATCTTTGTCG ATCCCTCAATGACCGTACGTGCGGACATCACTGGACGTTACTCCAACCGCATGTACGCTTATGAGCCCAATGACACGAAACTCT TGTTGAACAACATGCTCAGAGCCAAGAAGCTCCTGAAAACAGAGCTGTAA